The genomic window TACCTTTCCTGTGAGTCCTGGTTCTGCTGTGGGTTTGGTCCTGGGTCACCAGGGCCTGGATCATGTCAGTCATACCAGTCTACCGGGCCTTTCCTGCTCCTGCTCCCATTTAATACCAGCATCAGTATTATTGTACAGTTGGTTTGGAGATGTCTGAAATGAACTAAACAGTTATCAAACAGACTGATAAAGACACTGGAATAGTTCCATGTCTGACACTAACTGTAGTCTGGTacaagtatacacacacacacacacacacacacacacaccagtggatAGAAATATGGGTTTGAATTGGTTGCATTTATGACAAATTAGAGATGCATTTGGATGTAAACCTAAACCATGGGATGGAGTCTGGATCTGTGAGaccagatccatccatccatccatgatcaTTCACCTATCCATCCTCTAAGCTGCTTTACCCTccagagggtcatgggggtggagcctaccCAGctgcctatgggtgaaggcggggttccccttggacatgtcatcagttcattgcagggccagCTCAGAAGTCTTCAAATGCATTTTTGGTGTTCAAAGAGATAATTTCTCCATGTTTGGTTCTATTTTTTCATAAACTATGAGATTCTTTGTGCTGTTCCGGTTATACTTATGGCCTCATTTCTGTGATCTAAAATGTCCTCAGTCTGGGGGTGGGGTTTATGTTGCTACACCAGTAACTGCATTTCATCTCCTATCAATACTCAGagacttaacccccccccccaaaataataCAAAAGTGTTGAAAAAGGCCTCTGGAGTCAGACTTTGGACTGTGAGGTGAGCCAACGCAGATTCATTTCACAGCTCATAAAGAgtgctggtgcattgtgggtaatgtCCACGGTCCAGTCGGCTTATTGTGATCAGAAAATGCAatgaaataaagaacaaaaacaaaagagaagaCAATCAAATAAATGTGGTGGCTGAGAcaatgcccccaccccccccaccccacccccacccagacTGCTGCAGCCGTAGTGTAGTGGTGGGGCAGGGGTTGTTATGGGGGGGGGTACAGCTTGGATATGCATCACAAAGGCTTCCTGCAGTATCGATCTGCAGTGGGTTAAGGCAGTCTATCAGCAAATGTCCCTCTGTGGGAAAAACAATAGCAGATTACAAACACACAGGCTggcggagggggtggggggtggggtgggggggggcgctGACGGCCTTATCTGAGCCCAAAGGTCACTGTGTACAGATATAATCCACTTTCACTTAACAGCTTCATTTAAGGCACCTTACATGCAAATAATGGCATTTGGGCGTCGAGTCCCAGATAAAGGCTGGTTTTTCCAGAggctgaagtgtttttttttttttttccctgtgttgaagaaccatgtgtttacagacaggACGCAGTTAAAGGTACCTGCATGTCCTTTTACCAACCCATGATGTGTCTGAATGGTTCCTGCTTGACTGACTTGTAAAATGTtagattttttaatgtttttcccTTGGTTTACACTGTGTCACCCTGTGTTCTGTTCACGGGTTAGTTAAACTATGGCAGCTCCATCtacatttacatttcatttgTAATTAATGGACTGAGATGAAAGCTACAACAGGATCATTTCTGAGCTCTGTGTCTTTATCACTGCCTCATGttataaatatttatttcattCCAGACTAAAAGgacaaatgaaaaatacaatttcAATTTCAAGCACAATGTAAATTAATCAAATGGAATTtcaagaaatttaaaaaattcttGTTTTTAGAAAATTGCAGTATTTATTTTACGATTTGTTTTTCAAGACAAtagaatgtcatttttttaattgtacatctTTTAATTAATAGGATATTCCAATTAATATTAGCGTACTTCACCAGTCATCAGCTAAAACACTAGTCCATTTGGCTTTAGGTGCTGCGTTTTATCCATTTAGTAATAAAGCTCATCTATACTTTTAACACAGTGCATGTATAGCTGGGAAACACCCAAAAATACTGTCTTTACTTAAACTGTGCCATATCTGACTGGACCAACACAGCCACTATTCATATATTAGAGGAAGCAAACAGGTTCCATTTTTATTGAATGAGAAATGTCTTCAGTCGAATAATTTAGCCCCACCACATTAGAGAAATGATGAAAATCACAATtttcaaaatacaaaacctcAGTTGAATGAATTCATTTGATATATCACACGGTGCTGAGTGCATGTTCCTTTCTAGATGAATATTCTGGATTTGAAGAGTTTCTTTATGCTTGAAAACCAACAACAGCTTTTAAAGCGGATTGTTTGGTCTGTTAAGGTGACACTAGGAAATAATCCAAACAAATTCAACTtgcagatgacctttgacctgtgaccATTGGATTAATTTTATTGGTTCTTCTAACGTAAGCTTTAGAACCTGTCCACACCACAAAGAAACTATGTCAATCCACTACAGTTTCATATGGTttggtcctttggtcacatgacactggcGTTGTCTGTGGCCTGAAAcggtatttttggagaacaggtcccagagtggaaaaatCTCCCAGCATCGCCCTGGCATTGGCATATGGATagtaggggtgcaacggtacatgTCAGACCGTCGAACTGTTTGGTACGCCTCTCACGGTTCAGTACGCCCTCATGGTTTGGTACACCCCTCACGGTTTGGTACACCCCTCACGGTTTGGTACACCCCTCACGATTCGGTACGAGCATGTACTGTggtacggctcatttgtcattttcaaatgacatttccggacTACTCGCATTTATATTACAGCTTTGCAAGACAACTGACTTatggaattctactgtcattggttggagccggACGCTGGAGGCCGGCTATAGCATTATGTGCAGAGCCAGACACAGCGGGCCGGGGTGCTCCGCCTCCAGCTCGAGCTGGGCTGGCTGTGTCTGGCTGCACCACGTAATGCCCTAGCCATGTTCCACGTCTAGCTCCAACCAACACAGAgcacagcccttctacttccaactacccttctcaatattaatattagtatccacattagcaAAACCTGCCGAGACTggagggtatcgagaccaagacactacAGAGACCGGAGGGTAAGAAGACCAAGACGCTGCAGAGACCGGAGGGTAAGAGGACCAAGACGCTGCAGAGACCAGAGGGTAAGAAGACTGAGACACTGCAGAGACCAGAGGGTAAGAGGACCAAGACAGTGCAGAGACCAGAGGGTAAGAggaccaagacactgcagagaccggAGGGTAAGAGGACCAAGACGCTGCAGAGACCGGAGGGTAAGAAGACTGAGATGCTGCAGAGACTGGAGGGTAAGAggaccaagacactgcagagaccagAGGGTAAGAggaccaagacactgcagagaccggAGGGTAAGAggaccaagacactgcagagaccggAGGGTAAGAggaccaagacactgcagagactgGAGGGTAAGAggaccaagacactgcagagaccggAGGGTAAGAggaccaagacactgcagagaccggAGGGTAAGAggaccaagacactgcagagactgGAGGGTAAGAGGACCAAGACGCTGCAGAGACCGGAGGGTAAGAGGACCAAGACGCTGCAGAGACCGGAGGGTAAGAggaccaagacactgcagagaccggAGGGTAAGAggaccaagacactgcagagactgGAGGGTAAGAGGACCAAGACGCTGCAGAGACCGGAGGGTAAGAGGACCAAGACGCTGCAGAGACCGGAGGGTAAGAGGACCAAGACGCTGCAGAGACTGGAGGGTAAGAAGACTGAGATGCTGCAGAGACCAAATGAGTTGAATCtgtgacaagaccgagaccacaaaaaaGTGGTCTCAAGACTGGTCTCGcgaaatgagtgaaaatgaaatgaagctacaagactGGACAAATAAACAATATTACCTTTACAACCCTTTGGAAAAAAAGTCAGTTCaactatgtgtccataaatgtggatgtcaggcatgaaaggattaatactttttaaagactttttttaaaatgtattaaatcagtggttcccaaccttttttggcttgtgaccccattttaacatgacaaatttctggcgaccccagccattcaaaacagagactttttttttggctatgtagccggatgacggtggagtgagtgaacagactcaaaaacagaattataaattatattatcttcctctccgtgtcaaaccaaattcctgaacaaccatgctgattggttgtttagcaggtcaatgcctggacatcctttgcaaatgacatttacgaagacagatgatcgtaaggaatgagcctaatggacttaaaaaaatacttcctcagctattgtcatctgttcttcatcaagagctATTTCCTCGGCCATAGTAAATTGAGGACTCATAAACTGGTGTTTACAACTAgtcgactttgtcctctcaacatctgtttttatcatgttgcttatcccgaggtgaagatgaaccctgaaacgaacaaaggactgaatgataaaatccctatatgtgccatgttaataatgtattacattatgtgttaatgttgattaacttagcacgttaactcttttatgcatgtaatacttaagccattcgcctgacctgtggtttcacatatgtgtatcctgatcatgttcacggtgaattatgtgaaagtaagagtatcactgcttatagcatgtctgaataatcatgctatgattttactgatgcttaagtgaggttacaggtgatgtataaagtttaagtgatcttatttgaggatcttatttgaggatgcaaagttttcttacaaggctaagccacagtcctctccccctctgtcttcccaagagggaagagaaacgtgatatttttgaatattcaaaaggaggcggtttcccgctcaaaacagacaaagaagacaaccccaaggcatcgatgactcatctatattcatgaggaaggcgttccgggttggtttttggacagaactataaaagtgaatgaaaccaacttttctccagagtcctgtccatcttctgggcCCTCACCTACGcggggagtcttttccatctcgggggtcttttccacctctcccaggctctcacagagcagagcagagtcctgtccatcttctgggccctcacctacgcaaagagtcttttccacctctcccaggctctcacagagcagagcagagtcctgtccatcttctgggcCCTCACCTACGcggggagtcttttccatctcgggagtcttttccacctctcccaggctctcacagagcagagctaTCTCCaccatcttctgggctctcacctaagagcagagagctttctccaaggagtcttgaccatctccttggctctcagagctgttctatcctctaagctctccaaagagctttatcattttcgctgttctccacttctcctggtgagctttccagaaccagccgccagagccagctgtgaacctcttccagccagcagaacttcagagcgtcagaacttcagagctccagaacttcagagctccagaacttcagaactccagaccttcaggcctccagcgcaagcatgtcgcttcacagcctgttcctgcttcgaactacgtcagaagacttcatccatccgccgtcaaggtcgtgccagttgctgcatccgcaccgcaacaacttgtaagaaaacttgctcctgatttatctgagttggtgttattccaagttaagtaggtttacctcaacgtaacctcactaacattataatctcttgaatatagctatctgccaacttaatctacatattctcctgtccataatctcctgctccttttgttgtatttgtctcttgtctttatgttatttgtgtgtcttagtttagttaataaattatttatatgtatataaatccattgtttcagttgtgctttgtgtactgttattcacacatgggttcactgtgcagtcaacgaactatcacctatgcaagatttccaaattattgttttggggttGATTTaggtttaagcttagttataaatctataattaaattaatcaatgaatcaacactcaattaatcaataaattggtatcctattcttgctacagctaaaattaatttgtttttgatcaagtaatagtttgctatgctatgttgtaaataaatgttaattttagatgacatttagtctatataatgtatattattgtggattgaggcagtaaagccaggtgtagattactgcacaaagtgagaatttttttttccttgatcaagatatgtacagtcagtccagcttggatttacaaggctgcaaattaatactgaacaaacaactcaaactatgaactatgaaagagctgcagcatctgaaactgaccacaatgaacatttgaaagataaacagaaccacagtgctgcagtttcagcttcagcttgtcatgtcttttatggattgtgattgtctctgtcaactcatcatatattttttattaattatctattaatattttataagtttttggggtttttttatcaattactagaaatttcacgcaaccccatttgaattccaggcgaccccacagggGTCCCGAACCCACGGTTGAACAACactgtattaaatgcagatttgtaaattcaagacttttcagacttttaagggatttgttctgtttttattcaagTGTGTGAAGTTAGTGGTACAACGCAGGCAGTGAAACAAATAcagcaggaacacacacacacacacacacacacacacacacacactgctctgaGTCCTTGAACTTGGTGAATGTCACGTTTTCATCTGTAGTAACACTGAGTATAAAAATCCCACCTACAGGACAGAGGTGAGGACTTCCTTGGACCCTCCACCGTGTCAGTAGTGGTCTTTGGGTTCACTGAACTTGCGTTTCTTCTTTGCTGAAGAGGTGGACAGTTTTTCCTGACTGTCAGGAATCTCATACTCAGATACCTGgagaagaaaacaggaaaaacaggaCCTGCATTAGTTTGGACATCTACTGAAAACAAACACTTAAACATGAATCATCACCAAAACAGAGATGGACAGAAGTTTTAGGTGAAAACACGTTTCCTCTGACAGAAAAACCATTAAACTAAGACCATGTGACGATCATCGAACATTACAGACAAATGGAGAACATGCGATGGTAGAGGGAGAGGAACACAGACAGCCTCTGACTGCAGTCTGTGGGTGgacgacagacagacggacacacagacagaaatacagagacagacagaaatacagacagacggacacacagacagaaatacagacggacagacggagaGACAggcacagacagaaatacagacggacagagacagacagacacacagaaatacaGATGGACGGACAAACAGAGACAGATGCAGAGAAAGAAAtactgacagagacagacagacagacagacacacagacagaaatactgacggacaaacggacagacagagacaaacagaaatacagacagacagagacacacacacacagatggacacacacacacacacagacagacacacagacagaaatacagatggaggacggacggacagacagagagaaatacagacggacagagacacacacacacagatggacacacacacagacagacagacacacacagactgacacacagacagaaatacagacagacggacggacaggcaGAGAGAAATACAGATgaacagagacacacacagatggacacacacacagacagacagacacacagagagacagacagacacacagacacacacatacacagacacacacacagacagatacacacacagagacagaaacacagacagacagacacacacacacacagagacagacacacagacagacacatacacagacagacagacacacacagagacagacagacatacagacagacacatacacagacagacagacacacacacagacagttagacacacagacagacccaagcagacGTGATGATGCGTCCACTCCTGGTCCTCCTCTGTCCCACCTCCATGTGGGCGGAGTCCTTCAGCGGTATGTCCACCTGACGGAGGACAAAGGGGTCTGTAAGTGGTCTCtgagacagacacatacacagacagacacacacagacagacacacacacagacagacagacagacagacagacacacacacacagacagacagacagagacacagacagacagacagacagacagagacacagacagacagacagacacacacacatacacacacacagacagacagacagacagacagagacacagacagactgacagagacacagacagacagacagacagacagagacacagacagacagagacacagacagacagacagacacacacatacacacacacagacagacagacagacagacagacagagacacagacagacagacagacagacacacacacacacacagacagacagagacacagacagacagacacacagacagaccatagCAGACGTGATGATGCGTCCACTCCTGGACCTCTTCTGTCCCACCTCCATGTGGGCGGAGTCCTTCAGCGGTGTGTCCACCTGACAGAGGACAAAGGGGTCTGTAAGTGGTCTCtgagacagacacatacacagacagacagacacacagacacacacacacacacacacacacagatcgaCACACAGACCGATACACAGACCGACACACAGACAAACCGTAGTAGATGTGATGATGCGTCCACTCCTGGTCCTCTTCTGTCCCACCTCCATGTGGGCGGAGTCCTTCAGCAATGTGTCCACCTGACAGAGGACAAAGGGGTCTGTAAGTGGTCTCTGAGTGGTCCTCTGTGTCCTGTTGACTCAGGGACCTGTCCACTCTGGACATGGACATGTCTGGTTTTATTCATTATTgaagcacacacacatgctcagatACATTTACCTGTTCACTGGCAGACACTGACACACCTGAGTGGAAACTACAGCTGTCGACTGACAAGACACCGTCCTTCTTTAATGAGATAATGGATTTTTgctccgccccccaaaggggaggcaagggctattgtttttggtttggtttgttaacactctagcagtaaaactattagttgaattcataccaaatttgggttacagattgccagtgaccaagaatagatgtgattacattttgggaaaagtaggtcaaagttcaagtttttaatgaatttttctttttatcttgtttcccccccatttacttacgctgggtgaaatttcacatgtctataaaagtatccattttgtttcaatttacctcaaacttggccaatatatagaggcagttgatatgacatcagcacatgatgacatcagctggatccatgacaaaataagctacaatatgtgtgaggggcggagtttgttgtgcctggaaccacttgtttttaaatGATTTCTCAGTATGATTTAACCTTTAAGCTTTCATTTAAGTTAGAGAACTTAACTTTAATAAATGGCTGAATTTGgtggttgttcttttttttttttggggggggggggggggtatacatAAATGTAAGGgcctgcatgatgggaaatgaagttcaaaACAGAAATGCCTTTCCTCCCGGCTTCGTCATGCATGCAGAGGTTGTAGTTGGAGTTTAATGACGAGACGATGTTTCTGCTTCAACTGAGCGTTTATTACAAAACATGCTGCAgctacagaacacaaacagggAACTGGACCTCCACATCTGCAAAgggcacagttttttttttttgtcaacacaatctaaaggtacttcctgttttgacagacttcaaaataaaagcacttcctgtaattACTTAAATTAAAGCGTTTTCTCTTTATAATTATCAGCTTTGTTATGACTCTCTTTTACTATTAACAAtcaactgaaatatctgaaaataattaaataaatcatGCATGCTTTTAATATAAACTTAACCCCACATGAGTTGCCTGGTTTTCTCGAAACTCAAATCAGCGGTATTTCAGTTCGACCACATGCTGGGACCCAAGCCTAACTGCAAACTGGTCAAACATTAGATAAGGACACATTATCTTTGTCTGAAATAAATACTTTATTTCTGAAAGTTTTAAGTGGTGAtaatgcttttgtgtgtgtgtgtggggggggtggttCAGAAAATCCTGGAGGAAACCCTGACAGAGATAGGTAAGGTGCATATGGGCACTTGCAGAGAACTCCCTCTGCCCTGGTCTTACAAActgttcaccccccacccccgtccgtgcacttcctgtgtacctcacaGTTTCACTCAGCAGGCGCCTGAGGATTAATACTGGATATTATTTcctgcttacattttaaagaatgatttaccaaacaatttttatgtcactacttataaaatatacacatcttttcccaaaagtcaactCTCCCCAGCATTAAAACTACCACATGTAGAagccgtggttccccacaggtcacatactagttcTTCAATAATGTCATGGGGTTCCATGTCTCTCCAGTGAGCTGCATTCAAATTCCCTGGTGTTTTTCTCCCTGGTTGTGGTAATGTTTCCTCTGATACTACAGCCTTCCTACCACAGAAGAAGTGGATCCACCAGTCAGCTGAGCCCAACACTCTGTCTGTGGAGTTTTTCTACTTTTGTATTTACCTCAGTGTCTGTTTTTTGGACAAGTTGGACATTGTTATTTCAGACCACTGTTTTGGTCCTGGTTACATTCATGTGTCAGATGTGCTTGGATACTTCTGCTGCCTCTTTGGTCTGTCATTTCCTACATTCTCTTCAGTTCGTCATATTACAGTCCAGGCAGTgctgtattaatgttggctgtttcatgtcttgtttctgtcacctgcctagggactgcagatgaaaagtagctatttttactaattctggcagaTTTACATGGGTgcattttttatacagcaatgttcacaAATATGCAATGTCcccattaaataaaccaataaaataaataaagaatagaatctcccaggtgtgtgtctgtgtaagcCCCCTCCTCTTCACCTTGCTGACCCATGACTGCACACCGAGGCACAGCTCCAACCTTTTCATTAAGTTTGCGGACGACACAACTGTAGTGGGTTTGATCAGCAATGACGACGAGACCCACTACAGGAGTGAGGTGAGCCACCTGGCGACGTGGTGCAGGGACAATAATCTGTCCTTGAATGTGGATAAGACAAAGGAGATGGTGGTGGACTTCAGGAGAGTGCACACCCAGCATGCTCCTCTGACTATTGATGGTGCTGCTGTGGAGAGGGTGAGCAGCACCAAGTTCCTGGGTGTGCACATCTCGGAGGACCTCTCCTGGTCTATAAACACCGCATCACTGGCCAGAAAGGCCAGGCAACGCCTATACTTCCTCCGCAAACTTAGGAGAGCCAGAGCCCCGGCCCCTATCATGCACACTTTTTACAGAGGCACCATCAAGAGTGTCCTGACCAGCTGTATCACTGTGTGGTTCGGTGTCTGCACC from Sphaeramia orbicularis chromosome 16, fSphaOr1.1, whole genome shotgun sequence includes these protein-coding regions:
- the LOC115435851 gene encoding protein PELPK1-like, which gives rise to MSDRRTVWYASHGSVRPHGLVHPSRFGTPLTVWYTPHDSQNLPRLEGIETKTLQRPEGKKTKTLQRPEGKRTKTLQRPEGKKTETLQRPEGKRTKTVQRPEGKRTKTLQRPEGKRTKTLQRPEGKKTEMLQRLEGKRTKTLQRPEGKRTKTLQRPEGKRTKTLQRPEGKRTKTLQRLEGKRTKTLQRPEGKRTKTLQRPEGKRTKTLQRLEGKRTKTLQRPEGKRTKTLQRPEGKRTKTLQRPEGKRTKTLQRLEGKRTKTLQRPEGKRTKTLQRPEGKRTKTLQRLEGKKTEMLQRPNELNL